A genome region from Clostridium pasteurianum includes the following:
- a CDS encoding sugar transferase yields the protein MQNLELNDDNVVFVQDKIGEKSIGYYILKRIIDLIGSFCGIILLSPFMLLIAVAIRIDSKGSIIFGHERLGYKGKHIKVYKFRTMIENAEGVLKKLTPEQKREYKENFKLEHDPRITKVGDFLRRTSLDELPQLLNIFIGNMTIVGSRPIVQKELPKYGKYGKKFLSVKPGLTGLWQTSGRSDTSYEERVALDMKYIDNRGIWSDIKIILKTFVVVIKKDGAR from the coding sequence TTGCAGAATTTGGAATTAAATGACGATAACGTTGTATTTGTGCAGGATAAAATTGGTGAGAAGAGTATTGGTTATTACATATTAAAGAGAATCATAGATTTGATTGGCTCTTTTTGTGGTATTATATTATTGAGTCCATTTATGCTTTTAATTGCGGTTGCTATCAGAATAGATTCTAAAGGATCTATTATTTTTGGACATGAAAGATTAGGATATAAAGGTAAACATATAAAAGTTTATAAGTTTAGAACTATGATAGAAAATGCAGAAGGGGTTCTTAAAAAATTAACACCAGAGCAAAAGAGAGAATATAAAGAAAATTTTAAACTTGAGCATGACCCAAGAATAACTAAAGTTGGAGATTTTCTTAGAAGGACAAGTTTAGACGAGTTACCACAGCTTTTAAATATTTTTATAGGCAACATGACAATAGTTGGCTCTAGACCTATTGTTCAAAAGGAACTACCTAAGTATGGCAAATACGGCAAAAAATTCTTAAGCGTAAAACCAGGACTTACAGGATTGTGGCAAACTAGTGGAAGAAGTGATACTTCTTATGAAGAAAGGGTTGCGCTAGACATGAAATATATAGATAATAGGGGAATATGGTCTGATATAAAAATAATATTAAAAACATTTGTAGTAGTTATTAAAAAAGATGGAGCAAGATAA